In one window of Mytilus trossulus isolate FHL-02 chromosome 7, PNRI_Mtr1.1.1.hap1, whole genome shotgun sequence DNA:
- the LOC134724457 gene encoding zinc finger protein 891-like isoform X2 has translation MNEEHCGIGEELLPKVTHNPNMSEEGTGQSSDVSTEGAGQSTDVRVQVVSDTGKIHKYLYKFKGIKPYKCGVCNEEFYDQASVERHISSHAIKRPKRFLCRECGAEFDRKILLEEHKLHADIKEYKCKSKKCKRSFHTKQALLVHDRRSHRDRPFQCSICENSYVTVIMLKKHMATHDEPLYKCGLCRKVFPQPKFLRKHMKEHADGEHGAESGQVYNCDACQKEFSEKSKLQALSVDIDNKSLKIYFCNDCKAKEALSQVSVKTPECTPEVIQID, from the coding sequence ATGAATGAAGAACATTGTGGGATCGGAGAGGAACTGTTACCAAAAGTAACTCACAACCCTAATATGTCTGAGGAAGGGACTGGTCAGAGTTCTGATGTGTCTACAGAAGGGGCTGGTCAGAGTACTGATGTTCGAGTCCAAGTTGTATCGGACACGggtaaaatacataaatatttgtataaatttaaaggtATAAAACCTTATAAATGTGGCGTTTGTAATGAAGAATTTTATGATCAAGCTTCTGTTGAAAGACATATCAGCAGCCATGCCATTAAAAGACCCAAACGATTTTTATGCAGAGAATGTGGAGCAGAGTTTGACCGGAAAATTTTACTGGAAGAACATAAACTACACGCAGACATTAAAGAGTACAAATGTAAGAGTAAAAAGTGTAAGAGATCTTTTCATACAAAACAAGCATTATTGGTACACGACCGGAGAAGTCATCGGGATAGACCTTTTCAATGTAGTATTTGTGAAAACAGTTACGTTACTGTCATCATGCTAAAAAAGCACATGGCTACACATGATGAACCACTTTATAAATGTGGACTCTGCAGAAAAGTATTTCCTCAGCCTAAATTTCTACGGAAACATATGAAAGAACATGCCGATGGTGAACATGGTGCAGAATCTGGTCAAGTGTACAATTGTGACGCATGTCAAAAAGAATTCAgcgaaaaaagtaaattacaggCGCTCTCTGTGGATATTGATAACAagtctttgaaaatttatttttgtaacgATTGTAAGGCAAAGGAGGCGCTTAGCCAGGTTTCCGTCAAAACTCCAGAGTGTACGCCTGAAGTGATCCAAATAGATTAA
- the LOC134724457 gene encoding zinc finger protein 569-like isoform X1, with amino-acid sequence MNEEHCGIGEKLLPKVTHNPNMSEEGTGYSSDMSTEGAGQSSDMSTEGAGQSADVRVQVVSDTGKIQKYLYKFKGIKPYKCGVCNEEFYDQASVERHISSHAIKRPKRFLCRECGAEFDRKILLEEHKLHADIKEYKCKSKKCKRSFHTKQALLVHDRRSHRDRPFHCSICENSYVTVIMLKKHMATHDEPLYKCGLCRKVFPQPKFLRKHMKEHANDANDEHGAESGKVYNCDACQKEFSEKSKLQALSVDIDNKSLKIYFCNDCKAKEALTQVSVKTPECTPEVIQID; translated from the coding sequence ATGAATGAAGAACATTGTGGAATCGGAGAGAAACTGTTACCAAAAGTAACTCACAACCCTAATATGTCTGAGGAAGGGACTGGTTACAGTTCTGATATGTCTACAGAAGGGGCTGGTCAGAGTTCTGATATGTCTACAGAAGGGGCTGGTCAGAGTGCTGATGTTCGAGTCCAAGTTGTATCGGACACgggtaaaatacaaaaatatttgtataaatttaaaggtATAAAACCTTATAAATGTGGCGTTTGTAATGAAGAATTTTATGATCAAGCTTCTGTTGAAAGACATATCAGCAGCCATGCCATTAAAAGACCCAAACGATTTTTATGCAGAGAATGTGGAGCAGAGTTTGACCGGAAAATTTTACTGGAAGAACATAAACTACACGCAGACATTAAAGAGTACAAATGTAAGAGTAAAAAGTGTAAGAGATCTTTTCATACAAAACAAGCATTATTGGTACACGACCGGAGAAGTCATCGGGATAGACCTTTTCACTGTAGTATTTGTGAAAACAGTTACGTTACTGTCATCATGCTAAAAAAGCACATGGCTACACATGATGAACCACTTTATAAATGTGGACTCTGCAGAAAAGTATTTCCTCAGCCTAAATTTCTACGGAAACATATGAAAGAACATGCCAACGATGCCAACGATGAACATGGTGCAGAATCTGGTAAAGTGTACAATTGTGATGCATGCCAAAAAGAATTCAgcgaaaaaagtaaattacaggCGCTCTCTGTGGATATTGATAACAagtctttgaaaatttatttttgtaacgATTGTAAGGCAAAGGAGGCGCTTACCCAGGTTTCCGTCAAAACTCCAGAGTGTACGCCTGAAGTGATCCAAATAGATTAA